One region of Chryseobacterium wanjuense genomic DNA includes:
- a CDS encoding tetratricopeptide repeat protein gives MNRQKFIDKFMAAFFILVIIKVIGILAQLFHQSFWSVIGTLVIFAIVAFIIFIVLLRLEDKEKEKNSQSRKGANGGGNFYLEASLFDKIRSKYEDLAQKYIDEKDYKKAAKVYMNLLRDHYRGAKTLEDGGFYTEAAVIYLKKLKNKSEAANCYEKAKQYRKAIDLYKELEQKEKVGDLYREINDVKNANTYYQMVVDDYVNNNQMVKGSLIYRKKMEMPDEAQKILLKGWEEDRDAFNCLNNYFANIFDVKKLDQQIQELYKKTPSEKKITYLEAMKYEFKKDPKLQTTARNIAYEIIAEKVTTHSEIVNELKHFNPDDEVILKDISRYKTGRNRMFRN, from the coding sequence ATGAATAGGCAGAAGTTTATAGACAAATTCATGGCGGCATTTTTTATTCTGGTAATCATTAAGGTTATCGGGATTTTGGCGCAGCTGTTTCATCAAAGTTTTTGGAGTGTTATTGGGACTTTGGTGATTTTTGCGATCGTAGCTTTCATCATTTTTATTGTTCTTCTTCGTTTGGAAGACAAAGAAAAAGAGAAAAATTCGCAGAGTCGAAAAGGTGCGAATGGAGGCGGAAATTTCTATCTTGAAGCTTCTCTTTTCGATAAAATCAGAAGTAAATATGAAGATCTTGCCCAAAAATATATCGACGAGAAAGATTATAAAAAAGCTGCAAAAGTATATATGAATCTTCTTCGGGATCACTATCGCGGCGCAAAAACTTTGGAAGACGGCGGATTTTACACTGAGGCGGCTGTTATTTATCTTAAGAAATTAAAAAACAAATCCGAAGCGGCCAACTGTTACGAAAAAGCAAAACAATACCGAAAGGCAATCGATCTGTATAAGGAACTCGAACAAAAAGAAAAAGTGGGAGATTTGTACAGGGAAATTAATGATGTTAAAAATGCAAACACTTATTATCAGATGGTTGTAGACGATTATGTGAACAATAATCAGATGGTAAAAGGTTCTCTGATCTACCGCAAAAAAATGGAAATGCCGGATGAAGCCCAGAAAATTTTATTGAAAGGCTGGGAAGAAGATCGCGATGCATTCAATTGTCTGAATAATTATTTTGCGAATATTTTTGATGTTAAAAAACTCGATCAGCAAATTCAGGAGTTATATAAAAAAACACCTTCAGAAAAGAAGATCACTTATCTGGAAGCCATGAAATATGAATTTAAAAAAGATCCGAAACTTCAGACAACAGCGAGAAATATTGCCTACGAAATCATTGCGGAAAAAGTAACCACTCATTCTGAAATTGTAAATGAATTAAAGCATTTTAATCCTGATGATGAAGTGATTTTGAAAGATATTTCGAGATATAAGACGGGAAGAAACAGGATGTTTAGGAATTGA